In Saccharolobus solfataricus, a genomic segment contains:
- a CDS encoding GYD domain-containing protein: MAIFIVLSNLTDKGAETIADKPERIKEVNEELAKIGAKVKEQYVVFGDIDFINIVEVDNVETFLKALIELNSRGTVRTKTYLAISVDEAIRAIKTTPPIGHPHERK, from the coding sequence ATGGCAATATTCATAGTTCTTTCTAACCTTACCGATAAGGGGGCTGAGACTATAGCAGATAAGCCAGAAAGAATAAAAGAGGTGAATGAGGAATTGGCTAAAATAGGGGCGAAAGTAAAGGAGCAATATGTAGTATTTGGTGATATAGATTTCATTAACATAGTAGAAGTGGATAATGTTGAAACGTTCCTTAAAGCCTTAATAGAATTGAATAGTAGAGGCACTGTAAGGACAAAGACCTATTTAGCGATTTCTGTTGATGAAGCGATAAGGGCTATTAAAACCACACCACCTATTGGCCATCCGCATGAAAGGAAGTAA
- a CDS encoding thiolase family protein, whose product MVAIIDASITRFGKRKESLLELAGEVALPLIGKYEIDFVVVSNSYSGEFNSLSGINNLITTYLSVDKVPSIRVDNTSGSGGSAILVAKSLLDSKITKTVLVLGVEKMSEKNTKQVTSVIASLLSPEEKIVGLTLPSLAGLMTKEYMRRYNASREAFALVAVKNHYNGSLNPFAHIQKVVSLEEVLNSPIIADPLTLYEFTPISDGASAIVMVRDEDAYSFTKKPVFIKGMGASSDTSYLSEREDILTMNAVRIAGLTARKMAKVDKVDFAELHDMATVLEIVEAEELGLLKKGEGWKAYYDDYTKINGEMPINTSGGLNSKGHPIGASGIAQAVEAFLQIRNQAGSRQVRNARVGLSLSMAGFGNSATVIIYGDEP is encoded by the coding sequence ATGGTTGCAATTATTGACGCAAGCATAACCCGATTCGGAAAGAGAAAGGAGAGCTTATTAGAGCTTGCTGGAGAGGTTGCATTACCATTAATAGGGAAATACGAAATTGATTTTGTAGTAGTTTCTAACAGCTATTCTGGGGAGTTTAACTCCTTATCTGGGATAAATAATTTAATTACAACTTATTTATCAGTAGATAAAGTACCATCAATTAGGGTCGATAATACTAGTGGAAGTGGGGGTTCTGCAATATTGGTAGCTAAATCACTACTTGATTCTAAAATTACTAAAACTGTATTAGTCTTAGGAGTCGAGAAGATGTCTGAGAAGAATACCAAACAAGTTACATCTGTCATAGCCTCATTATTATCACCGGAGGAAAAAATTGTCGGACTAACTCTACCTTCACTAGCAGGATTAATGACTAAGGAGTATATGAGGAGATATAACGCGTCCAGAGAAGCCTTTGCCTTAGTAGCAGTCAAAAATCACTATAACGGATCTTTAAATCCCTTTGCTCACATACAGAAGGTGGTGTCATTAGAGGAAGTTTTGAATTCCCCTATCATAGCAGATCCCTTAACCCTTTACGAATTTACCCCAATTAGTGATGGGGCTTCAGCAATAGTTATGGTAAGGGATGAGGACGCTTATAGTTTTACCAAGAAGCCTGTATTTATAAAAGGTATGGGTGCTTCTTCAGATACGTCATATTTATCTGAACGTGAGGATATATTAACAATGAATGCGGTGAGAATTGCTGGATTGACCGCTAGGAAAATGGCAAAGGTTGATAAGGTTGATTTCGCTGAGCTTCACGATATGGCCACAGTTCTGGAAATAGTTGAGGCTGAAGAGTTAGGCTTATTAAAGAAAGGAGAAGGATGGAAAGCATATTACGACGACTACACCAAAATTAATGGCGAAATGCCAATAAACACTAGTGGAGGGTTAAATTCTAAAGGTCATCCAATAGGGGCAAGTGGTATAGCCCAAGCAGTTGAGGCATTTTTACAAATTAGGAATCAAGCGGGAAGTAGGCAAGTTAGAAATGCTAGAGTTGGGCTATCCCTAAGTATGGCTGGTTTCGGAAATTCCGCAACTGTAATAATTTACGGTGATGAGCCTTGA
- a CDS encoding zinc ribbon domain-containing protein, with translation MIYVCKNCGYSFWVKRARCPRCYSTEFNIKDNIREGELLTSWKLSATPEGFEDKYWLCLVKVDNVKVFCRSLSEPKNKMVLKENGLCEPLA, from the coding sequence TTGATCTATGTATGTAAAAATTGCGGTTATTCGTTTTGGGTTAAGAGGGCCAGATGTCCAAGGTGTTATTCAACTGAATTTAACATTAAGGATAATATAAGAGAGGGGGAACTACTAACATCGTGGAAATTGTCTGCTACTCCAGAGGGATTTGAAGATAAGTATTGGCTTTGTCTAGTCAAAGTCGATAATGTGAAAGTATTCTGTAGATCCTTAAGTGAGCCTAAAAATAAAATGGTGTTAAAAGAAAATGGCTTATGTGAACCATTAGCCTAA
- a CDS encoding C2H2 type zinc finger domain-containing protein: protein MPLCPSCEMKFNSWEDLAKHMDLIANTNSDKSHVMWLNRNISMKRMEVNELANALERFFSTPNSLSMWIRTRFIERFYGDNPHPFIVAMQNPTKGVLLGYVIEHQHFLKNWVKVLSSIVFKTDKDDVLQYELENISVEFIGYNGRPAHYELLLRMGEALGMPREKILSTQPLPSTQSAIKTWRKIAESKTWLETMASMHSLELVADRSLVKYGAKLPYFNPEILSSDEYPQAVKDFLREGYEADVSHAGEALEMVEKYTEEMEMKEQVQITVLKSFDAFSKYLLARLERGFEIEPSLLKRVIK, encoded by the coding sequence ATGCCATTATGCCCATCATGTGAAATGAAATTTAACTCGTGGGAGGATCTAGCCAAGCACATGGATTTAATTGCAAATACCAATAGTGACAAATCTCATGTAATGTGGCTAAATAGGAATATATCTATGAAGAGAATGGAGGTCAATGAACTAGCAAACGCCTTGGAAAGGTTCTTCTCAACACCAAATAGCTTATCGATGTGGATTAGGACTAGATTTATAGAGAGATTTTATGGAGACAACCCTCATCCGTTTATTGTAGCAATGCAAAATCCTACTAAAGGAGTGTTATTAGGTTATGTAATTGAACATCAACATTTTTTGAAGAATTGGGTTAAGGTATTATCATCAATAGTATTCAAAACTGATAAGGATGACGTTCTGCAATATGAACTGGAGAATATCTCAGTTGAGTTTATAGGATATAATGGTAGGCCAGCTCACTACGAGTTATTATTAAGAATGGGAGAAGCCTTAGGAATGCCGAGAGAGAAAATATTATCAACACAACCATTGCCCTCTACACAATCTGCTATAAAGACATGGAGGAAAATTGCTGAAAGTAAAACTTGGTTAGAGACCATGGCATCAATGCATAGTCTCGAATTAGTGGCTGATAGAAGTTTAGTTAAATATGGAGCTAAATTACCCTATTTTAATCCAGAAATACTTTCTTCTGATGAGTATCCCCAAGCTGTTAAAGACTTTCTAAGAGAAGGATATGAGGCTGATGTTTCACATGCGGGAGAAGCTCTAGAAATGGTTGAGAAGTACACAGAGGAAATGGAAATGAAGGAACAAGTGCAAATTACTGTTCTTAAGTCGTTTGACGCTTTTTCAAAGTATTTATTAGCCAGATTAGAGAGAGGATTCGAAATAGAACCAAGTTTACTAAAGAGGGTGATTAAATGA
- a CDS encoding TA0938 family protein: protein MKIIVNGKEAGTKEKGCALCGGTWGDYYEEIDGEKLFFCCDICALEFVNMVNEVKKRTNWSKIDELIINGNYYTGRTCSAKSGNKEYKFYVKFNDEAGIETFKELG from the coding sequence ATGAAGATTATTGTTAATGGAAAGGAGGCTGGTACAAAGGAGAAAGGTTGTGCTCTATGCGGAGGAACTTGGGGAGATTATTATGAGGAGATCGATGGAGAGAAGTTGTTCTTCTGTTGCGATATATGTGCGTTAGAATTCGTAAATATGGTGAATGAGGTCAAGAAAAGAACAAACTGGAGTAAAATTGATGAATTAATAATCAATGGGAATTATTATACAGGAAGGACATGCTCAGCTAAAAGTGGAAATAAGGAGTATAAATTTTACGTTAAGTTTAACGATGAGGCTGGAATAGAGACTTTTAAAGAGTTAGGCTAA
- a CDS encoding S9 family peptidase translates to MKPEDYYYSIKLVPEITIENGKLFHVETWIEEDKYKSSIYLNLKRITFQGNESSPKFNNDKLYFIRNEEAKSSLLEAQLYGEPKVIFTFSGKISKYEFHNKGILVIAEENTDKTLPFRAEKIKYRFDSRGLLRARQSLYLFDGKDLRRLVTGNFDVTDLATNGNRVVISATKDGDDYGLGNLYEVNIETGELNRITKEDGTVQAIAMNSEGKIAFLGHRKGLTPWASLEIMLPEEGKSYMCGKTCGNKVLTDLFDGVKDRIVFEKDLILSLGQEGGTSHIYQISDNKVDKVTSGNIMVRGFDYSNSELAYFYSTPEKPVILKYRDIEYDPNPNIKGYTPERITVNSNGVEVEGWSIIKDPNAPTILFIHGGPHMAYGYGYFIEFQFFVDNGFNVIYANPRGSQGYGEEFAKACVGDWGGKDFEDLMNFVNTVKERYSLKGKFGITGGSYGGFMTNWIVTKTSMFSAAISERSISNLVSMCGTSDIGFWFNAIESGIADPWSTEGIEKLMKMSPIYYVKNVKTPTMLIHGEEDYRCPIEQAEQFYVALKMQGVPTTLVRYQGDSHEHARRGKPKNMIDRLKTKLEWFSKYLL, encoded by the coding sequence ATGAAACCAGAAGACTACTACTATTCGATTAAATTAGTACCAGAAATAACAATAGAGAATGGAAAACTATTTCACGTAGAGACATGGATAGAAGAGGATAAATACAAATCATCAATTTATTTGAACCTCAAGAGGATAACTTTTCAAGGAAATGAATCATCACCTAAGTTCAATAATGATAAGCTTTACTTTATAAGAAACGAAGAGGCTAAATCATCCTTACTTGAAGCACAACTCTATGGCGAGCCTAAAGTAATATTTACATTTTCTGGCAAAATATCCAAATATGAGTTCCATAATAAGGGAATATTAGTGATAGCAGAGGAAAACACAGATAAGACATTACCTTTTAGAGCCGAGAAGATAAAGTATAGGTTTGATAGCAGAGGTTTATTGAGAGCTAGGCAATCACTTTACCTATTTGATGGTAAGGATCTGAGAAGGCTCGTTACAGGGAACTTTGACGTTACAGATTTAGCTACAAACGGTAATAGGGTCGTAATTTCAGCAACTAAGGACGGAGATGATTATGGATTAGGAAATTTGTATGAGGTAAATATAGAAACTGGGGAGTTAAACAGAATAACGAAGGAGGATGGGACTGTACAAGCAATAGCTATGAATAGCGAGGGGAAAATAGCGTTTTTAGGGCATAGGAAAGGGCTAACCCCATGGGCTTCTCTCGAAATAATGCTACCAGAAGAAGGAAAGAGTTACATGTGTGGAAAGACTTGCGGAAATAAAGTGTTAACTGATTTATTTGATGGCGTAAAGGATAGGATCGTATTCGAAAAAGATCTAATACTCTCCTTAGGTCAAGAGGGAGGTACGTCACATATTTATCAAATCTCTGATAATAAGGTAGATAAGGTAACTAGTGGAAATATAATGGTAAGAGGATTTGATTATAGTAATAGTGAACTAGCTTACTTCTATTCCACTCCAGAAAAGCCTGTAATATTAAAATATAGAGATATAGAATATGATCCGAACCCTAACATCAAAGGATACACTCCAGAGAGAATAACAGTAAACTCTAACGGAGTAGAAGTGGAGGGATGGAGTATAATTAAAGATCCTAACGCACCAACAATATTATTCATCCATGGGGGACCGCATATGGCGTATGGTTATGGTTATTTCATAGAATTCCAGTTCTTCGTAGATAATGGGTTTAACGTAATATATGCAAATCCTAGAGGCAGTCAAGGATATGGGGAGGAATTCGCCAAGGCTTGTGTGGGGGATTGGGGTGGAAAGGATTTCGAAGATCTAATGAACTTCGTGAATACCGTTAAGGAAAGGTATAGTTTAAAAGGTAAATTCGGTATTACTGGTGGTTCTTATGGAGGCTTTATGACCAATTGGATAGTAACGAAGACTAGTATGTTTTCGGCTGCAATTAGCGAAAGGAGTATATCGAATCTAGTTAGTATGTGTGGTACTAGTGATATAGGTTTTTGGTTTAATGCGATTGAATCCGGGATTGCAGATCCATGGAGTACTGAAGGCATTGAGAAACTAATGAAAATGTCGCCAATTTATTATGTGAAAAACGTTAAAACACCTACCATGTTAATTCACGGAGAGGAAGATTATAGATGCCCAATTGAACAAGCTGAACAATTTTATGTTGCATTGAAGATGCAAGGAGTCCCTACAACGTTGGTAAGATACCAAGGTGATAGTCATGAACACGCTAGAAGAGGGAAGCCTAAGAATATGATAGATAGATTGAAGACTAAATTAGAATGGTTTAGTAAATATTTACTCTAA
- a CDS encoding M48 family metallopeptidase, with amino-acid sequence MHSITTYWWKYYLASFFSILVIGIVISSLNINIPYFFLIQIGLVFSLWYLISPIIMILVFKMRRAPQDVTFMVEDLSKKYNVKLSKVYIINDNFLNAFAFGNIIFRGIAVTSPLYESLVQEELAAVLSHEIAHIKNYDPEVMLLTIFSINSIYAALIYYLPLVSLFFLIIYFVILLPSVFYVHRKIEKRADLTAVKVNPDITYWLESSLIKIGYLSRSIPTNMLRYVPPIQIFLAKEFIVNHIVDEKSVLSFRTHPSLKERLLYLSQYEKQKMYYI; translated from the coding sequence GTGCACTCTATAACCACGTATTGGTGGAAATATTATCTAGCATCCTTCTTCTCTATTTTAGTAATTGGTATAGTAATATCGTCCTTAAATATAAATATACCCTATTTCTTTCTAATCCAAATAGGGCTAGTATTTAGTCTCTGGTACCTCATTTCTCCAATTATAATGATCCTTGTATTTAAGATGAGAAGAGCTCCTCAAGATGTTACCTTTATGGTAGAAGATCTTTCAAAGAAATATAACGTTAAACTGTCCAAAGTTTACATTATAAATGATAATTTCCTTAACGCTTTTGCCTTTGGCAATATAATTTTTAGAGGAATAGCAGTTACTTCACCACTGTATGAAAGTCTAGTCCAAGAGGAGTTAGCGGCAGTTCTCTCTCATGAAATTGCCCATATAAAGAATTACGATCCAGAAGTTATGTTACTTACAATATTTTCCATTAATTCCATTTATGCAGCGCTTATTTATTATCTGCCTTTAGTTTCCCTATTTTTCCTAATAATATACTTTGTCATCTTATTGCCATCAGTCTTTTACGTGCATAGGAAAATAGAAAAGAGGGCTGATTTAACTGCAGTAAAGGTGAATCCTGATATAACTTATTGGTTGGAGAGTTCCCTAATAAAAATTGGATATTTAAGTAGAAGTATTCCGACTAACATGTTAAGATATGTCCCCCCAATACAGATATTCTTGGCTAAGGAGTTCATTGTAAATCACATTGTTGATGAAAAAAGCGTTCTCTCATTTAGAACGCATCCATCCCTAAAGGAAAGATTGTTATACTTATCTCAGTATGAGAAACAAAAAATGTATTATATTTGA